One Pseudothermotoga sp. genomic window carries:
- the cas2 gene encoding CRISPR-associated endonuclease Cas2, producing the protein MINVLFVVSYDVTDDKRRKELSDYLESYGVRVQYSVFETELAESQLDQLVRGIKKRIKPEEDTVRIYPITKGVRDKIVTIGKDKGRFFDQDVIVI; encoded by the coding sequence GTGATAAACGTGCTTTTCGTTGTGAGTTACGATGTGACTGACGATAAAAGACGGAAAGAATTGTCTGATTACCTGGAAAGCTACGGTGTGAGGGTTCAATACAGCGTTTTCGAAACAGAACTCGCTGAATCACAGCTTGACCAACTCGTACGTGGTATTAAAAAACGCATTAAACCTGAAGAAGATACGGTGAGGATATACCCAATAACTAAAGGCGTGAGAGACAAAATAGTTACGATTGGTAAGGATAAAGGGCGCTTCTTCGACCAAGATGTGATCGTTATATGA
- the cas1 gene encoding CRISPR-associated endonuclease Cas1 — protein MVLYVTEQGALLSKESGKLIVSKQGEILAEIPLKKIEKINLMGMISMTTQLINYFLENGIEVVFMTQYGKYRGKLCTNEYRNVLLRLKQYERYNDAAFKLKMARAIVTGKLKNYYDFLSNRSKNLPRGFLGEEMAALRKIIEKVSLADTIEQIIGLEGIGSRYYFQGFGKLFKSEQFKFEKRVAHPPKDPINAMLSLGYSLLYNEIEAALNAVGLDPYLGNLHTVDVSKKSLLFDLTEEYRCILVDSFVVNAINRNEFTIQDFEEIEGGIIHFTKDALKRFISKFEERLNSKMKYHLDDEENYVRTIFEKQARHYARVVLGEDEHYIPYFRK, from the coding sequence ATGGTACTGTACGTGACCGAACAAGGTGCTTTACTTTCCAAAGAATCCGGAAAGCTTATCGTTTCAAAACAAGGTGAAATTTTAGCCGAGATACCGCTCAAAAAAATCGAGAAGATCAATCTCATGGGCATGATATCGATGACCACCCAGTTGATCAACTACTTCTTGGAAAATGGGATCGAGGTCGTGTTCATGACCCAGTACGGCAAATACAGAGGAAAACTCTGTACAAATGAATATAGGAATGTTCTGCTTAGACTCAAACAATACGAAAGATACAACGACGCTGCTTTCAAGTTGAAAATGGCGCGAGCCATAGTCACTGGAAAATTAAAAAACTACTATGATTTTCTGAGCAACAGGAGTAAAAATCTACCCCGAGGCTTCCTCGGTGAGGAAATGGCAGCTTTGAGAAAAATCATCGAGAAAGTCTCCTTGGCTGATACCATCGAACAAATAATCGGACTGGAAGGGATCGGATCAAGGTACTATTTCCAAGGCTTTGGAAAATTGTTCAAGAGTGAACAGTTCAAATTTGAAAAGCGGGTCGCACATCCTCCAAAAGATCCGATAAACGCAATGCTTTCTCTTGGTTACAGCTTACTTTACAACGAGATTGAAGCAGCTTTGAACGCTGTGGGGCTCGATCCATACCTCGGGAACTTGCATACCGTTGACGTTTCGAAGAAATCATTGTTGTTTGATCTCACGGAGGAGTACAGATGCATACTTGTGGACAGTTTCGTGGTGAACGCGATCAACAGAAACGAGTTCACGATTCAGGATTTCGAAGAGATCGAAGGAGGAATAATTCACTTCACAAAAGACGCTTTGAAAAGGTTCATAAGCAAATTCGAGGAACGTTTGAACAGCAAGATGAAATACCACCTGGACGACGAGGAGAATTATGTGAGAACGATTTTCGAAAAGCAAGCTAGGCACTACGCTCGCGTAGTACTAGGTGAAGACGAACACTATATACCCTACTTCAGGAAGTGA
- a CDS encoding CRISPR-associated primase-polymerase type A1: MNFKELALKAEEEFDFVKALEYYEKAFNELCVEDGSLQKYANLLLEFQRYEKAREVLEILVQKTAEKQYMEKLAQVYEELGMTDLAALIYEKLGTVNPVKNDLKVNQIDQRVIKKFLELFSGREDVFAVQTSTGYYPVRSPMKERDIIDHLEGSKTIGVYPLRSDNCIKFAAFDVDLKDTVLKDREKALLNCQEVVKQICKELEIEGIKHYLEFSGNKGYHVWIFFNTWVQAYKVRLVLKRIVSEISIPEHISVEIFPKQSDTAGGLGNLIKLPLGVHRKTANRCVFVDKNLEPVSNQLEYLMKMEQNDVKILERLYNDLLQQNSHELPRIDEPKNTQKNIKKIIRSEIDHAKTSDTINHVIQSCHVLNQIAEKIQKSAYITTDEEYILIAACGFLEESKRFLTSLLENTINYSQHRLEAILNSLDSIPISCEEIREQIVNKSIALSLERCNCKFKTVFNSPICFAVDCLSFVLQKVDVRDLVRKILDKTRKKTEIEVQIKTLKTILALKMTNDEIHVENMVVRKNNGEIQIIL; encoded by the coding sequence TTGAACTTCAAAGAGTTGGCTTTGAAAGCAGAGGAAGAATTTGACTTCGTGAAAGCTCTTGAATACTACGAAAAAGCCTTCAACGAATTATGCGTGGAGGACGGTTCACTCCAAAAATACGCCAACTTACTGTTGGAGTTTCAACGTTATGAGAAAGCGAGGGAAGTTCTCGAAATCTTGGTTCAAAAAACAGCCGAAAAACAGTACATGGAAAAACTTGCACAAGTTTACGAAGAACTTGGAATGACCGATCTAGCCGCATTGATTTACGAAAAACTAGGTACGGTGAACCCTGTCAAAAACGATTTAAAAGTGAACCAAATAGACCAACGTGTCATCAAGAAATTTCTTGAACTGTTCTCCGGTAGAGAAGACGTGTTCGCCGTTCAAACGAGTACTGGATACTACCCAGTGAGGTCTCCGATGAAAGAAAGAGACATCATTGATCATTTAGAAGGATCCAAAACTATTGGAGTGTATCCGTTGAGGTCTGACAACTGTATAAAATTCGCCGCCTTCGATGTAGATCTCAAAGACACAGTCTTGAAAGATCGAGAAAAGGCACTTTTGAACTGTCAAGAGGTGGTTAAACAAATCTGCAAAGAATTGGAAATCGAGGGCATCAAACACTACCTCGAGTTCAGCGGAAACAAAGGTTATCACGTGTGGATCTTCTTCAACACGTGGGTTCAAGCTTACAAAGTAAGGCTAGTTTTGAAAAGAATAGTTTCTGAAATTTCCATACCAGAACACATCAGCGTAGAAATCTTTCCTAAGCAGTCTGACACAGCTGGAGGTCTTGGTAATCTCATCAAGTTACCTCTCGGTGTTCACAGAAAAACGGCTAACAGGTGTGTTTTTGTGGACAAAAATCTCGAACCAGTTTCCAACCAACTTGAGTACCTCATGAAAATGGAACAAAACGATGTCAAGATCCTTGAACGGCTCTACAATGATTTGTTGCAACAAAACTCGCATGAACTTCCACGCATTGATGAGCCAAAAAATACTCAAAAGAACATAAAGAAGATCATCAGAAGTGAGATCGATCATGCAAAAACTTCGGACACGATCAATCACGTGATCCAATCGTGTCATGTCCTCAACCAAATCGCTGAAAAGATTCAAAAATCCGCTTACATAACGACCGATGAAGAATACATCCTGATCGCAGCTTGTGGATTTCTCGAGGAATCGAAAAGATTCCTCACTAGTTTGCTTGAAAACACTATAAACTATTCCCAACACAGACTGGAAGCGATTCTGAACAGCTTGGATTCTATTCCCATAAGCTGTGAAGAAATAAGAGAACAAATCGTGAACAAATCCATCGCTTTGAGCTTGGAACGTTGTAACTGTAAATTCAAAACGGTCTTCAACAGTCCCATTTGTTTTGCTGTAGACTGTCTTTCATTCGTACTTCAAAAGGTCGATGTGAGAGATCTGGTTAGAAAGATCTTGGACAAAACGAGGAAAAAAACAGAAATTGAAGTTCAAATAAAAACGCTGAAAACGATTTTAGCCTTAAAGATGACAAATGATGAGATACACGTGGAAAATATGGTCGTCAGAAAAAACAACGGAGAGATACAAATCATCTTGTGA